DNA sequence from the Kwoniella dendrophila CBS 6074 chromosome 11, complete sequence genome:
GCATAGACTTgctttttacctttagatCCTTCTAATTCGTATGAACTCAAGTGTCAAAGCTCAATATCTATCTCAGTCATTATCAACTCTATCCGTTATCGAATTTACTCAATTCAATTCCTCAATCTAACTTTGAACGATATATAGGATCCTATTTCTTGACCTTATTCAATACAGAACAATCACAATGTCTCTCTTATCTAAATTAGGATACGAAACGATTCCAGCTGAAATTGCTAAGAAGAGTTTTTATGAGTTAAAAGCTACTTTACCTGGATCCAAAGGTCAATTAGATTTTGTAAGTTGAGTTCAGCTCATTTTCCCTACCCATACTAGTTTTGAATGTTAGCTGATACGAAGTTCATTGCTACCCGATCTATAGTCAACATTCAAAGGTAAACCTGTATTAATTGTTAATACTGCATCGAAATGGTATGCTCTATATTCTTTGATATCTCAGTTAGAGCCTGTAAATCGGTTAGACTGATTAGTATGATAACTAATCAAATGcctttttcgttttcataGTGGATTCACATATCAAGTTAGTCGATCTTTCCTTTGGACTGCATCTTGGacgaaagagaaagattgCTTCGTACTAATCCCATTCCGTTTTAACTTGATTTATTCTTTTATAGTATACTGGCTTAGAAGAATTGTACAAATCATATAGTGATAAAGGATTAGAAGTTTTAGGATTCCCTTCgaatgaatttggtggtcAAGAACCTGGATCAGACGAAGATATCTCATCTTTCTGTACAGTAAGTCGGAGCAAATCATGCAGTCTCATTTGATTGTTATGTTACATCCAAATCTCTTAACACATCCTTTATAATATATTGATGCCTTGTActgattgattatcttttttaaTATTACAGTTAAATCACGGTGTAACTTTCCCATTAATGAAAAAATCAGAAGTTAATGGTAAAAACATGAACGAAGTTTTCGCTTGGTTGAAATCACAAaaaggtgcaggtgtaggtggtgtagctggaACAACGTCAATAAAGTGGTAAGTAGTGTTTAACACATTCTCGGTCATATTTGCTTCTTCTGTTGTTTTTACCTATATTGCACTTCCGTTTTTCCCAAATTCTTCAAGATATCAAGTTAATGTGAGGAACACCATTTTTACAGGAACTTCACTAAATTCCTCATCAATAAAGACGGTCAAGTCGTAGGTAGATATGGATCATCAACTAAACCTGAGAAATTAAAGGAGGAGATTGAGAAGTTGTTATAATCATAACCTATTTCTTATCAAAGCTGAGAAAGGTCTAGATACCCTGGAAGACTATAttgaattatctgaaaagaagaatagaCATACATACCCAATAATACATACAACCCAATGCATCATGCACTATCGAATTTGCATATACCCGCACCATATGTCAATCCTCTTACTCATGCACTTGCATGCTGCTGTTCTCATTCCATCCCTTTTATATGCCTGTAATAGTCGGGCAGCAGTCAGATCCTTCTCATCGATTCCAAACAGGACTGCCATTGCGTAAATGAAATATTGCCACCCAAGTTTCCATTGGAATCCTAGAATTCCGGTTGTAGAAAGTGACGAAccgaaaatgaaaacaacaacagaaatataaagatgatttgagttttaattgaaaattcGTGGTCAAAGCGTCATTCTGTTTTATCGTTACTACCATATTTGCTGTAATTGCTATCATGCCTCTCTTCCTCATGTCAGGACATGGTAAATGCAAAGGGAATAGAGTGATCCTTTTCTAGTGTGCTTAATCTAGCATCATTGTCGAAAAATCCATAAAATTCAGCTTAGAGGTAGCCTATCGTCGAGTACAAAACCGAGTGTTATAGTATCAGTAAAATAGTATAACAACTTGAAAAAGGTCAAGTGAGATTCAGAATGTCGACATCGAATATCCCTTTCACGCCTTCTCCaataacatcttcatcatcgactGAACAGCAAGCACATCCactatcttcacctgatcaaTATACGTATTCTCCCAGTTCAACCGTGAATCAAACGCCTTATACACATAcaggaggaaaaggaaatgataaaatggaGGAGACACCATTCATAAAGACACATCTAAGTGAAATACCTGAATTTAAAGCGAATAATAAAAATATAACACATAAAGGTGTATTTAGCGAAAGTGAGAGAAttgaacaaaaagaaagaagattggaaaaTGAGAATTatcacaaaaatcaaaacaaaaataatAATGTGATTTCAAGTTTTAGTGTAATTCGAGATAGGCAAAATAACACTGCAAGAGGTAAATATCAAGATTGggaagaaggatatgaaaaacagaaattacaacaatataaagataagattgataaagattTGACTGGTTGGAGAGGTGGTCACGGGTGAGTCGCTCCGTCCCTCTTATAGCTACAGTGCTGTACGATACGACAAACCTAGGGTGGTATACAGTAAGCTAATCCTTATCAAACATATAACCTATAACGGATATATCAGAAAACCAAGATCGTATTATTCGCTACAGGCTTTACCACCACATTCGTATTTTCATCAACCTATAACAGGTACAATAGGCAAACATTTACCGAAAGAAATCATAAGAATCGATAGAGATTGGAGCGGTGGTGAAGTCTGTCAGTGAGTTGACTGGGTCCATCCAATCACTGTCCTGAACACACTACAAATACATATTGCTCAGATATTGATGTTTGGACTTGATGAAAAGGTTCGATACAGTTTATCCAATGGAGTTAGACGGAAGGGTGAGTTTGGTTTCCTCCTCACCGACAGGATCTCTCAAATCCCTAGTTCATTGAGAGATCTTTTATAGCTGTGATCATATTTGCACAACGCAATTGACTGATTTTTCACTCCCCAATTTCGTAGATCCAACCAAATCAGATATTAACCTTCATAACGGGATTAAATGAAATCCTCTATTCGGCTTATGCAGTCAGAGCAGCAATTTGGGATAATCTGATTGCTGTCGGTACATTGTGGACAAGTTTATTCTGGAGACAAAGTCATTTCGAGAAAGTAAGTTGATAACAATTTATCTATTCAGCTCCAAAGGAAGTTCTGGCAACGGGCTTTGCTTTTATGTCTGTTCTTTAAAGGAAAATGAAATAATAGAACGATTACCATCCGTTTGCGTGAAGGAAGGAGCTGTTGATAACCAACTGAATTCACTAAATAGGAACTGCAAAGAGCAGAAAAATTCATACGGGAATCAAATCAGCAACTATTCAACCCTCAAGGTCTAAATGTATTGTCGCCTAGATTTGTAGCATTGCAATTTGTAAGTAATGTCCCTGATCCTGTATATTTCCGCTTGATGCAATGGTATCTAATCCTTCTTACTGACAATCTGAGCTTGTTATCCATGTAGCTCGAAATAGAGTCAGTCCTACTTATGTCTGCACTCTATTGGTCATTCATTTTTAGTACTAATCACAAATCCGTTCTACACATTACAGATATTACTGATCGTCTTCGTTCCGCTACTGCTATGTCCCCGTCACCAATCCCTGTATAGCATACAGATAATCTGTGCcaatatatcatatatacctTGCATAAATTGAACCCTTTCTATTGTATAATACGATGATAATACAATATCTATAAAAATACATAAAGTTGTCAAATACAGAAATCGTATGTACTATATATTCTATCTATTTAATAGCCCACAATAAACGCATCTAGTACTGAATTATAGGAGGAAATTGACCTCCCTATTGAACAGTCTTTGGTATAGCTTTGATAGTTTTGTCTAACAATTTATTTGTGTATTCTGGGTTATCCAGATACAAATGATGTCCTGCTTTAGGTATAACATGACAAGAGGCATTTTGGTTTCCTGCTTCTTTCAGAGCTTTTACCGATGCAtgaccaccttcaacatccaTCCCTGCGGATTGAAATCACCGTAGGTCAGCTCCTATTCGATTTGAACATTTTCCAGTTGTGGGGCAGCTGATTTAATAGTAGGTGGACttacaatcattatcaccatacATCATTGTCACTGGAACTTTTAACCTATTTATTCTATCTAAAATTGGTATTCTAGCATATGCACCTGGTGCGAGGATGTGAGCTACATAGTGGAGGCGCATGATCAGGTCAGCTGATCTGAATTAACGCATCTCATGGTATAGTAAGTTATCACTTGTGCATGTAAGGAATAACTTACAAATACAATATTCACCACTACCTTTCATAATTGAAGTGCCGTAAATATATTGGTGTAAATCTCTTACGtcttcttcagattgtgCGGCAAATCTTCTTGAAGAGTATTTACCCACCCATAATGGACCCCAAGGACCTGCTGATCTCAAGAACATGAATGGAGATAAATTTCTCTCCCAACCCCAAACAAAGAATTTCATCATTGATCTTCTTACAAAtgattcttctcttttctttgcCCATTCTTTTGCTTCTCCTTTAGCTTCGTTCGGTTTACCTTGATTCAGttgatttgaaaattcagcttctgctGCATTTGtagcttcatctaattcttgtgGAGTCTCCCTTGGCGATCTTGTAGGTTGGTTTAATCTATCCTTTGAAGATAATTCCGAGGTTAAAGGATAATTGACATATTCTGGACCATGTGGTATACCAGCAGGTGAAACTAGAATTAAACCATTCACTCTTTCTGGATATCTGACTGCATAAGCCGAAGCTAAATAACCACCTAAAGAATGTCcaaccaaaatcattttttCTAAACCAACCTTTTCTCTCCATGATTCTAAACTTGATACAAAGAAATGTTCTGCTATAGAAACTCTTTTTGGTATCGGTGTATTACTTGAATTGGAATTGagtaatgatggtgaaggtcTGGAAGATAATCCCATACCTAACCAATCTAAAAAGAATGTTCTTCTACCAGTTTCACTTGTTGAAATTGCTACAGATTCCCAATTTCTAAAGAAAAATCCTAATGCAGCTGCGTATCCATgtaaaacaacaacagcttctttactatctttatcttctggtTTTGTGATTTCTAGTGTATTTATATaatcaactaatttaccCTCATCCTTCTTACATTTTAGATGATGTTTACGTTTGCCATGTGTAGGTATATCTGATAGttctgaagttgatgagGCAGGACTGGCTGTGAACGATTGTTGAGGATCTCTTGGATCAGCAGGATGTTGAGGAGCTAATGATGGATTCGGTGTAGGTATAAAGACGTTTCTTAAAGTAGCTACTAAACCTGTATTCtgtaatggtaatggatCTTTTATCTGACCAATTTGATCAACAGGTAATTTGTTATCtatttcttgtttttcttgaCTACTTGTATTACCTGAACTAGAACCAAAACCGAACCAACCTTTCGAAGAATCTTTGGTTTGAACAGGCAAAGATGGCTCAAAATGTGACATACGTCtcaataatctttcttcagctaatctagcttctttgtatgatgatgtagaCCACCATGCTGATAGAGATGATCTGAAATCTGTTGGAATAGCTctagaaggtggtaaaggtggtggtgtttcCGTTCTGATAGGAGGTGCAGAATTTGGTCTCTCCGGGGAGACTATCGTACTAGAAGCGTGCACTGGTTGAGGTGTAGTtgtcattttgattattcGTTTTAATAGACCACGATTAGGTCGTATAgaaattgaaggtaatgatatgatgaagaaaagtagaatgaaaaaggtggCAATTCTCCTTTTTGTGATGAACAGATTGATTGTATGCGTATTTTTTAGATTGTATCTGAGAGTAAAACAAGAAATCGGTTGCAGTAAATCTCGGTATTCTAATTTATTGCTTCTATGCTCTAAATCCACCTGAAAGGATGGTCTCTTATTACTTGTAGCCTAATGCTTAATGCGTgttatttgttgattatatGTTGGTGTAAAAGGCTGATTAGGCAACCTTTCATAAACAACTCTACTATCTATATATATGGATAATAATTCTATCTTACTTTCCTCGTCATCGTCATAATGATCTTCGGCGAGAATGATTTTTTgttatcaacaataatataGAAGGCGATGGCCGAAGACAGAGATGACGAAAGAGAGTACTCAATCACTTCGGCAACGTATGAAACAAACATCTTTCTTCCGCGTGGCGTACCTTTAATCTTGATCAAAACCGACGGTCATGGACATGTTAGTCCGCAGATCGAAAAGTAGCCTTTCTTTCCTATCTTCGGGCTGAAAGTGTCTATAACTCTGACATAACAGATGAAGCTACTGACTGAAAGATTAATGGTTTACATAGACTTACAGCTAGGTATAGTGGTCTTATGCATACAACATAATTTTCCTGGGTGATTCACCAATTCCTTTTATATCGTGAAGATAATGTCCTGTTATGTCCGCCGACTCAATTCAGGCACAATAAGTATACCACTGAGCACGTAAGTGAGCATCGGCGGATCCCGTCGGAATATCGAAAAAATAACAGACTCGCATAAATAAGTTAGATGATTACCAACGTCCatgaaaaagttggtaaGCTCAacagatattgataattcacctataaaCGACATAAGAAGAATAGTCCCATACAGCTTTGTACCTCAAGTCCGATCAGTACAAAAACCTTTCAAATACGATCAGTGCAGTTTTGGATATACCTGGTAATATCCACCGTCAGGATAGGATAAAACAATAGGTTGTGTATAGGTTTAATTGCACATTATCACTAAATATCAACAATGTCCCGTCCGTCAGCTGTCTCATCACCGGCtaaaacaccaccttcacctttccaATTTGACACTATACCAGATGCTATAGAAGCTATATCTCGAGGGGAATTTGTGGTGGTCatggatgatgaatcaagagagaatgaaggtgatttagtttgTGCTGCTAGTAAGATAACAACAGAGGGTATGGCATGGATGATAAAGTGGACTAGGTGAGTTTATTCGGTCTCAATCCAGCTTCACATATCGCGGCCAAACATATAATTTATATATGTTATTGGGTAATGTTTATAGTGGAACGCAGCAAACTGACCCTTCATTATGTGCGATATACTCTATTATAGTGGATTCATATGtttatcattaccaccttccAAACTAAAGGCATTAGAGTTACCTCCATTACTACctccatcaggtaaatcacAAGATCCTAAAGGAACAGCATATCATTTAACTGTTGATGCGAATTCATCGAAACATCCTGTAACAACAGGTATATCTGCACATGATCGTGCATATACAGCAAGACTATTAGCGAAAGAAACCCctgaagcagatgatttGACTAGACCAGGTCATATGGTTACTTTGAGGTATAGGCCTGGTGGTgtaagagaaagaagaggtcaTACTGAATGTGCTGTTGGTGAGTTTTTCCGATTATTCTATCTACTACCCTCGTCTGAAGGACGATATGCAACTTGGTACATGTCTTTAGTCagaatagaagaaaaagactGGAAATGTTATTGGTATCGTTTATCGTTAATATTGAATTGTCGCTAATATTTCCCTTGTGTGCTACAGACCTATGTTACCTAGCAAATCTACCAGCAGCGGGATTATTATGTGAATTGGTACATCCAACTAAAGAAGACGGATCAATGGCAAGAAGAGATGATTGTTGGAGATTTGCAAAAGAATGGGGATTAAAGATAATTAGtgtagaagatttagctgaataCGTACagaaaaatggtaaaggtttagTGCCAACTGCCGAAGAACATCAAACATaatttgaagaaaaacaaCATGACATTTGTAAAAATCAGATCAGATGACATCAATGCATAATCTATAGATGATCGTATTCATACGCACAGCTGCCTGCTCATTGTCATAACCCCTTTTTGGGCTCCTATCCTCTGACTTCCTGCTGCTGATGACACCGGGAGAGAAGGCATCGTAGCCTATTCTCTTCCCCACCGCTTCTTAGCTACCATTGATCCCTTAGTATCCTCAGTAGATAGATGTCTATACAGTTCTGCAGCATGATATAGCGATAAGGAGACATCCTGCTTCCAAAATCCCAATTATGTAAGCAATATTCAACCATCCCATCCGACAGGTTCAGGTCCGTGCGTGATTAGATGTGGCGGTTGATTGTATCTTTCGTCAGATCGGCGATCTCCCCTTATCTACTAATCTTTTGTCGGGTTACGCGACTttaaagaaaatgaattttaAATCACCTCCACTCCACTGCTCCTCTGCAAGTAAGGTATCATTTACTTTTCATCTCCtatccacctaattcatctactTTACTGTCTTCTGCTTTTTCATCCTCACCTATTCTCCCCTCATTCCCTTCAAAAAGGCgtaaaataaataaatacaAAAATGCCACCTAGAAGATCAGTTCGTCGGTcattacctacaccagctCATACCAATTCTTCCCCTTCGACAAATGGAAGTACTTCAGTGGCAAATAGTTCCACTAAAAATGGTTCTAGAACAGTAAAACTTGAACAACCTGATACACCTACAAGcttgaatgatgaagatcctcTCGCATTGCAGCTGGGATCAGAAGCTAGTGATGTAGATGGTATAATCACACCGAGTACGGTCAAGACAGAAGGTAAGTTGTCTTTTCTAATATAACTTTCTTTTGTCACCCATCTATCAATGAATTCTGAATTAAACGCTTGGATCGTTTCTTCAAACCCATCCAATTCAATTTATTATGCGTACAGAGCAGAAGTACTGACTATCTTCCCCCCACAGAATCACCCTCCAAatcaaaaccttcttcttcttcttctcctagATATCGACTTGATTCTGTTACTTTGCCGactagaagatcaaaattggGCTTGGACAAAACTGATAGTGCCGATAACCTCACTCTAGACAGTCCTTCTGTCATCGGAGGCAATCAAGCCAATGGCCCTATAAAAACAGAGAATGGGGATATAGAGGTATGTTAACTTATCTCGCGCAAAATCATCAAGCTGACGTTTGGTGTTTCAGATGGAGgttgatcaagaagagaCCAAGCCTATCACTCCATCAACCACATCTCGTTCACGCAAAGGTAAAGCCAAAGTTGATCCATCAGAGCAAGCACCCTTCAACATCGGTAAACATTCTTCAGTCTCCAAACAGTCAACTTCCGACCTTGCTTTGGATGCGACAAAACGCAGTCGTTTGCCTAGAGCGAGTAAAGGACGAACGAAAGTAGAATCAACTCCTCCTACcacagatgaagaaacagaagatgatggtacaTATGCTATGgatagtgaagaagaagaaaaacaattaaagCAGGCTATCAAAGCTTCTACCAAAAGAGCTAAGACGGAGTCGAACGCTTCAAGCGCAAGTAGTACGCCGAACGGTAAAGGACGAAGCACAAGAGGTAATCAAGCAGCTCTTAGAGCTGCCGTAGCTAAAGCTGCAGAAAGTGAGTGGGCTGCACTGCACCTATGTCTTCGTCAGCTGACGAAAGCACAAAGAGCGACTGAAAAAGCCAAATGGTACAACTACTCCTTCTACTCGAGCCAATACTTCAGCAGGGGATATGACGCCAACCTCAGCTGGATCCAATGCAGGAACAGATGTCACACCGTTATCGGATGACGACTCTGGGCTTTCAACTGTTTTGTCCAATATCTCAGCTGATGAAGCAGAAATTACTGATTCGGATCTATCAGATTCGGACTTCGATTCAGAAGATTCACTTGCCTTAGCGCcccagaagaagaaatcacGTAAATCTGGTAATGGCAAAGGCAAAGGTAAATTCGCAGGTGACGGCCGTACTCTAGATGGTAAATGGATCGAAGAATTGGCCGATGAATTAGgttctgaaggtgaaggattagATCCGGAAGAAATGAAACAGATGAGTCTGAGGAAAATGAGAGAAAAGGCAAGACAAGCTAGAAAAAGAGCCGAAGAATTAGCTGCACctagaaagaagaaagaaagagaattgagTAAGAAATTAGGTAGAAAATTGACAAATGGTGAGAGGAATCTGGTTGCTCTTGGAATGGTACGTTGTTGTttatttcagcttcttccatATGCTCCGTTGAAGCAAACAGCTGAGTCTCACGACACCTTACAGAACCACCCTGAACTCGAAGACGTTTGGGGAGATCTGAAAGCAAATGTTGAACCTGTCAAACCCGTTACTAT
Encoded proteins:
- a CDS encoding 3,4-dihydroxy-2-butanone-4-phosphate synthase is translated as MSRPSAVSSPAKTPPSPFQFDTIPDAIEAISRGEFVVVMDDESRENEGDLVCAASKITTEGMAWMIKWTSGFICLSLPPSKLKALELPPLLPPSGKSQDPKGTAYHLTVDANSSKHPVTTGISAHDRAYTARLLAKETPEADDLTRPGHMVTLRYRPGGVRERRGHTECAVDLCYLANLPAAGLLCELVHPTKEDGSMARRDDCWRFAKEWGLKIISVEDLAEYVQKNGKGLVPTAEEHQT